In Sphingobacterium thalpophilum, a genomic segment contains:
- a CDS encoding alpha-L-fucosidase produces the protein MMKINFFKWKCAAAVGMLLCMTDVAISQTKSPPYEGVAGWQETQDKRMEWFKEARFGLFIHWGLYSAAGGSFEGKQYPQHYAEWIQTWGKIPSKHYAGVLKPKFTLGSFDPQSWARLAKKTGMKYMVLTSRHHEGFSLFNSQQPYALKNDVTGTANLSPKGRDLYREIMDAFRQEGMKVGAYYSLLDWQHPDSYEAFQLNPNVDKHQPDHERYKAYLYGQIKELAQNYGRLDMLWPDFSSKQQEGEAWGTKHILTDLIKWQPNIIINNRFWNGLENKNGDIGTPEKYIPPTGLPGMYWEVSHTMNESYGYSAHDQNWKSFPKIMQLFVETVSKGGNFLLNVGPDGDGAIPEPAVRIMEQIGDWMKVNGESIYGTTASPFQALDWGYCTQKNGKLYLHVFDRPADGKINLPIKNKVTAVYALASPTMKLKSTLENGRPAIPVDIFDSKKGPKVIVVEIQGKPIVEESLTQTQADGRIVMNANNAKLQEGKGLKIIGAHTHDPNRPNAIGQWKDLADKVFWDIKIQKPGKYRVLVNYLANSNQHGKIVLSILGQQLPWTFVAEKEAKFKEVAMGNIEVSQQVIGEPSTKVILQATAIEGDTLPEIASITLVPIQE, from the coding sequence ATGATGAAAATCAATTTTTTTAAGTGGAAGTGTGCAGCAGCAGTGGGAATGTTGCTGTGCATGACCGATGTTGCTATTTCACAGACCAAATCGCCACCGTATGAAGGTGTTGCAGGTTGGCAGGAGACGCAAGATAAACGTATGGAATGGTTTAAAGAGGCCCGTTTTGGACTGTTTATCCATTGGGGATTGTACAGTGCAGCAGGTGGTTCTTTTGAAGGGAAACAATATCCACAGCATTATGCCGAATGGATACAAACCTGGGGGAAAATTCCCAGTAAGCACTATGCTGGGGTACTGAAACCAAAATTTACTTTAGGTTCTTTTGATCCACAATCCTGGGCACGCCTTGCAAAAAAAACTGGAATGAAGTATATGGTGCTGACTTCTCGACACCACGAAGGCTTTAGCCTGTTCAATAGCCAACAGCCTTATGCCTTGAAAAATGATGTTACGGGTACGGCAAATTTATCGCCGAAAGGAAGAGATCTTTACCGCGAAATTATGGATGCTTTCCGTCAGGAGGGAATGAAAGTAGGAGCTTATTATTCGCTCCTGGATTGGCAACATCCCGATTCTTATGAGGCCTTTCAGCTGAACCCGAATGTGGATAAGCATCAGCCAGATCATGAACGTTACAAAGCCTATCTCTATGGCCAAATTAAAGAACTTGCACAAAATTACGGGCGGCTGGACATGCTGTGGCCCGATTTCAGCAGTAAACAGCAGGAGGGAGAAGCCTGGGGCACAAAGCATATCTTGACAGATCTGATCAAATGGCAGCCCAATATTATTATCAATAATCGATTTTGGAACGGACTCGAAAATAAGAACGGTGATATCGGAACTCCCGAAAAATATATTCCACCAACAGGTTTGCCGGGCATGTACTGGGAGGTAAGCCATACTATGAATGAAAGTTATGGCTATAGCGCCCATGATCAAAATTGGAAAAGTTTTCCCAAGATCATGCAATTATTTGTGGAAACGGTGAGTAAAGGGGGCAATTTCCTGTTAAATGTTGGACCCGATGGTGACGGAGCCATTCCTGAACCTGCGGTGCGGATTATGGAGCAAATCGGGGATTGGATGAAGGTCAATGGCGAATCTATTTACGGTACCACCGCGAGCCCTTTTCAGGCCTTGGATTGGGGGTATTGTACCCAAAAAAATGGGAAGCTGTATCTGCATGTTTTTGATCGTCCGGCCGATGGAAAAATAAATCTGCCCATCAAAAATAAAGTGACGGCTGTCTACGCCCTAGCTTCACCTACAATGAAGTTAAAATCCACTTTAGAAAACGGAAGACCAGCAATTCCTGTTGATATCTTCGACAGTAAGAAGGGACCGAAGGTTATTGTGGTCGAAATCCAGGGAAAACCAATTGTTGAGGAAAGCCTGACCCAAACACAGGCAGATGGACGCATCGTGATGAACGCAAATAATGCAAAATTACAGGAAGGAAAGGGATTAAAAATTATTGGTGCACATACCCATGATCCAAACCGCCCGAACGCCATTGGTCAATGGAAAGACCTTGCGGATAAAGTTTTTTGGGATATCAAAATTCAAAAACCAGGGAAGTATCGTGTGCTCGTCAATTATCTGGCGAATAGCAATCAGCACGGAAAAATTGTACTCTCGATACTCGGACAGCAGCTCCCATGGACATTCGTAGCTGAAAAGGAAGCTAAATTTAAGGAGGTGGCTATGGGGAACATTGAGGTATCCCAGCAAGTAATTGGTGAGCCTAGTACCAAGGTGATTTTGCAGGCTACAGCCATCGAAGGTGATACTTTGCCAGAGATTGCTTCGATTACTTTGGTGCCGATTCAAGAATAA
- a CDS encoding SGNH/GDSL hydrolase family protein → MDKKCFFLGNSITYAGQYVAMTESLFLSSHPKRKPQFINSGLPSETVSGLSEPNHADGKFPRPCLFDRLDNVLDKIKPEVVFVCYGMNDGIYLPFDAIRFEAYKNGIIRLHKRLVDQGVKRILWMTPPVHDDPQLRLNGYNKVLDRYAEWLIDYAKMQSWEVIDLHFPMRRYLEARIEKDAQFKLAADGVHPGELGHWLMVKEIVQYLMPDFPIESTWDDNLNSQPKLRQLYTLVLQRQTMMKDAWLTYTGHKRPGLSKGIPIEDTSKAYDAIQDEIQALGF, encoded by the coding sequence ATGGACAAAAAGTGCTTTTTTTTAGGCAATAGTATTACTTACGCGGGGCAATATGTCGCCATGACCGAAAGTCTATTCCTGAGCAGTCACCCGAAAAGGAAACCTCAGTTTATTAATTCGGGGTTACCAAGTGAGACCGTTTCTGGACTCAGTGAACCGAATCATGCCGATGGAAAATTTCCACGCCCCTGTCTATTTGATCGACTGGACAATGTGCTTGATAAAATCAAACCTGAAGTGGTTTTCGTCTGTTATGGCATGAATGACGGCATTTACCTCCCTTTTGATGCTATCCGTTTTGAAGCCTATAAAAATGGAATTATCCGTCTGCACAAACGTTTGGTCGATCAGGGCGTCAAACGCATCCTATGGATGACACCTCCAGTACATGATGATCCGCAGCTTCGGCTCAATGGCTACAATAAAGTATTAGATCGCTATGCCGAATGGCTTATCGACTATGCCAAAATGCAGTCCTGGGAAGTCATAGATCTGCATTTTCCCATGCGTCGCTACTTGGAAGCTAGAATCGAGAAAGATGCTCAGTTTAAGCTGGCCGCGGATGGAGTACACCCTGGAGAGTTGGGGCATTGGCTAATGGTTAAGGAAATAGTACAGTACCTCATGCCTGATTTCCCGATTGAAAGCACATGGGATGACAATTTGAACAGTCAGCCAAAACTTCGCCAGTTATATACGCTTGTTTTGCAAAGGCAGACGATGATGAAAGACGCATGGCTAACCTATACAGGTCATAAACGACCTGGACTATCCAAGGGAATTCCAATAGAAGATACAAGCAAAGCATATGATGCTATTCAAGATGAAATTCAAGCGTTGGGTTTCTGA
- a CDS encoding glycoside hydrolase family 32 protein: protein MIRLKKYGVLMLLLSVFGTSLAQTGQHKQGDPEEKYRPLYHFTPQQGWMNDPNGLVYLDGNYHLFFQHNPEKPIWGPMHWGHAISKDLIHWDEQKIALYPDSLGTIFSGSAVIDKDNTAGFGKGAMVAIFTHHNHQEEDRKTGLHQNQSLAYSLDKGLTWTKYKGNPVLPNPGIWDFRDPKVMWHVHSQRWIMTLATKDCITFYSSKDLKTWQKESEFGKELGAHGGVWECPDLIPMDYKGATKWVLLVSINPGGPNGGSVTQYFVGDFDGHQFRTADTKIKWLDWGPDNYAGVTWSNLRDRHLMIGWMSNWQYANVVPTTKWRSSSTIPRVLSLGKVGQSFYVASTVPKEIETAFRPLKKYHGGGTKEVSFEQHLPQAYRLDLKDLKQQAFKVILSNESGDELVIGYREDQNAYYIDRSKSGEVSFNGEFPKTALAQRLLNKGALSFSLYVDVSSVELFADEGLTVMTGLFFPKTPITKLRIVGDKKLEFKELSISKFNMQ from the coding sequence ATGATAAGATTAAAGAAATACGGTGTTTTGATGCTCCTGCTAAGTGTTTTTGGTACAAGTCTGGCACAGACTGGACAGCATAAACAAGGAGATCCCGAAGAGAAGTATCGCCCACTTTACCATTTTACCCCACAGCAGGGCTGGATGAACGATCCCAATGGACTGGTTTATCTGGACGGTAATTACCATCTTTTTTTTCAGCATAATCCCGAAAAACCCATTTGGGGACCTATGCATTGGGGCCATGCGATCAGTAAAGATTTAATCCATTGGGACGAGCAGAAGATCGCATTGTACCCCGATAGTTTGGGGACTATTTTCTCTGGAAGTGCTGTAATCGATAAAGATAACACGGCAGGTTTTGGAAAAGGTGCTATGGTCGCCATTTTTACCCATCACAATCATCAGGAAGAGGATCGAAAAACAGGATTGCATCAAAATCAAAGTTTGGCTTATAGTTTGGACAAGGGCCTTACCTGGACAAAGTATAAAGGCAATCCGGTACTGCCAAACCCTGGTATATGGGATTTCAGAGATCCAAAGGTGATGTGGCATGTGCATAGCCAGCGTTGGATTATGACCTTGGCTACAAAAGATTGTATTACTTTCTATTCTTCCAAAGATTTGAAAACATGGCAGAAGGAAAGTGAGTTTGGCAAAGAGCTGGGTGCCCATGGCGGTGTCTGGGAATGCCCTGATCTAATCCCCATGGATTACAAAGGAGCTACAAAATGGGTTTTGCTGGTGAGCATCAATCCAGGTGGACCCAACGGTGGCTCGGTGACACAATATTTTGTGGGTGACTTTGATGGGCATCAGTTCCGAACAGCGGATACTAAAATAAAATGGTTGGATTGGGGACCCGATAACTATGCCGGAGTAACCTGGAGTAACCTAAGGGATAGGCACCTGATGATTGGCTGGATGAGCAACTGGCAATATGCCAATGTGGTTCCTACCACAAAATGGCGTTCTTCCTCAACCATACCTCGTGTTTTATCTTTAGGAAAAGTTGGACAGTCGTTCTACGTTGCGAGTACTGTTCCCAAAGAAATTGAAACCGCATTTCGTCCGCTAAAAAAATACCATGGCGGTGGAACGAAGGAAGTTTCGTTCGAGCAACATCTCCCACAAGCGTACCGTTTGGACCTTAAAGATTTGAAGCAGCAGGCTTTTAAAGTCATCTTATCGAATGAATCTGGTGACGAATTGGTTATTGGTTATCGTGAAGACCAAAATGCCTATTATATCGATCGTTCTAAGTCCGGTGAAGTGTCTTTTAATGGAGAATTTCCAAAGACAGCGTTGGCACAAAGGCTGCTAAATAAGGGGGCACTTTCTTTCAGTTTGTATGTTGATGTGAGCTCTGTGGAACTTTTTGCAGACGAGGGGCTAACGGTAATGACTGGTTTATTTTTTCCAAAAACGCCAATAACCAAGCTGCGTATCGTGGGCGATAAAAAGTTGGAGTTTAAAGAACTGAGTATCTCCAAATTCAATATGCAATAA
- a CDS encoding glycoside hydrolase family 32 protein, whose protein sequence is MRPKMYLLPTVFLLSLLTSCKNSDERSTVVDKPITIQPVDSSTACISGQEAGPYQRFYRPQQGFVGDPMPYYNANDNKFYLFYLYENANRHPIYSTRTSDYGTFEGYTEVLSSGAVGSQDEWIGTGSFIKKGTLYYCFYTGHNNVFTPAEKIMLATSTDLMNWTRQPAMALQAAAGYDQNNFRDPQVYWDEGRNAYVMLVTTRKDGKGILARYQSTDLSSWSMIEPLVATTGTVEKYGIETDAELLECPDLFKMGNKWYLLFSRINRDEHRKTFYRIADSPDGPWMICRDAEGHHETFDGLYLYAGKTASDGTTRYLSGWCSTGQTVNNNNELPWAGNLISHQLVQGASGRLYPKIPEALNSKFNKEVAFEKLSNVGQVSESNKTYSLTAQSGGRSYAQFNRNTSSVKMTMTIDASQSSKFGFSFGACNDPTEVYSIAFDLTSSNRWNMPALFMNKEARDGGGSKTELNFTPLTVPTNRIFNVKIIIEKSIGIVYVNDRVAFTNRIYKMDQNPWTIFADQGTVQVNGLKIEKSS, encoded by the coding sequence ATGAGACCAAAAATGTATTTGCTTCCGACAGTATTCTTGCTCAGCTTGTTGACAAGTTGCAAGAATAGCGACGAGCGTTCGACAGTGGTAGATAAGCCCATAACAATACAACCTGTGGACAGTTCTACGGCATGTATTTCGGGGCAGGAGGCGGGCCCCTATCAAAGGTTTTACAGACCCCAGCAGGGGTTTGTGGGCGATCCCATGCCTTACTACAATGCCAACGATAACAAGTTCTACTTGTTTTATCTGTATGAAAATGCCAACAGGCATCCGATTTATAGTACGCGGACAAGTGACTATGGAACATTTGAGGGCTATACCGAAGTCTTGTCGTCGGGTGCCGTGGGGAGTCAGGATGAATGGATCGGAACAGGAAGTTTTATTAAAAAAGGAACATTGTATTACTGTTTCTATACGGGGCATAACAATGTTTTTACGCCTGCGGAAAAGATTATGTTGGCTACGTCAACTGATTTAATGAATTGGACCAGGCAACCAGCAATGGCGCTGCAGGCTGCAGCTGGCTATGATCAAAATAATTTTCGTGATCCACAGGTTTATTGGGATGAAGGCCGCAATGCCTACGTCATGTTAGTCACGACACGAAAAGACGGAAAAGGAATCCTTGCACGTTATCAGTCAACCGATTTAAGCAGTTGGTCGATGATTGAACCGCTCGTTGCGACGACAGGGACAGTGGAAAAATATGGCATCGAAACAGATGCTGAACTATTGGAATGCCCGGATCTATTTAAAATGGGCAATAAGTGGTATCTGTTGTTTTCGCGGATCAACCGGGATGAACATCGCAAGACATTTTATCGTATTGCGGATTCTCCGGATGGTCCCTGGATGATCTGTCGGGATGCCGAAGGACATCATGAAACCTTTGATGGACTTTATCTCTATGCTGGCAAGACGGCTAGCGACGGTACGACACGTTATCTTTCGGGATGGTGTTCAACCGGGCAAACAGTAAATAATAACAACGAACTGCCCTGGGCTGGAAATTTAATTTCACACCAGTTGGTTCAGGGAGCTTCAGGACGTTTATATCCTAAAATTCCGGAAGCCCTAAACAGTAAATTCAATAAGGAAGTCGCCTTTGAAAAACTGAGCAATGTTGGTCAAGTTTCCGAATCGAATAAAACCTATAGTTTGACAGCGCAATCGGGCGGAAGAAGTTATGCACAATTTAACCGGAATACTTCATCTGTTAAAATGACAATGACCATTGATGCTTCTCAATCCAGCAAATTTGGTTTTTCATTTGGTGCATGTAATGATCCGACCGAAGTGTATAGCATTGCTTTTGATCTGACTTCATCCAATCGTTGGAACATGCCAGCACTGTTTATGAACAAGGAGGCACGCGATGGTGGCGGAAGCAAAACAGAACTCAATTTTACGCCACTTACAGTACCGACCAACCGGATTTTTAACGTGAAAATTATTATCGAAAAATCGATTGGTATCGTATATGTGAATGATCGTGTTGCTTTTACCAACCGGATCTATAAAATGGATCAAAACCCTTGGACTATTTTCGCGGATCAAGGAACAGTACAAGTGAATGGGTTGAAAATCGAAAAATCTTCCTGA